The genomic segment GGTGAGCAACCTGGGGCTGATTATCGCCTGTGCCGGTATCGGTACTCCGGCGGCCATTGCCGCGGGCATGTTCCTGATCATGTTCCATGCCGTGAGCAAGGCCCTGATCTTCCTCTGCGTCGGAACCATTGAACAACGTATCGCCAGCCGGGATATTGAAGACATGCGCGGCCTGTATGCGATCATGCCCGTAACCGCGATCATCACCGTATTGGGCGCCTTGACCATGATCCTGCCGCCATTCGGCATGCTTCTGGGCAAGTGGATGGCCATTGAGGCTTCGGCGCACAACATTCTGCTGGTGATCATTCTTGCCTTGGGCAGTGCGATCACCGTTCTGTACTGGGCGCGCTGGGCCGGCTTGTTCATGTCCTATCCGTTCAAGGGAAGGATCTATCCCGAGTCGCAGCCGGCATTGACCCGGCTGCCGCTGCTGGGTTTGATCGGCGGCGCCTTGCTGCTGTCTTTCTACGCACCGGCCATTTACAATTCCCTGATCTATCCGGCAATCTCCGTGCTTCCGCTGGCCCTCGTGGACGCGGTTCCGGCAACCTCCTGGGGTATCTTGGTTCTGGATCGCGGATCGTTTCCGGTGATCCCCCTGTTCCTCGTCGCCGCCCTGGGGTTGTTCGCCGCGATCTACTTCTATAAGCTGGCTGGCAAGGTCAAACCCACCGGGCCCTATCTGTCCGGGGCGCAGACTCCGGATGACCCATCCGCGTACGCCGGCCCGATGCGTCAGTCCATTGTCCCGTCATCGTCCAACTACTACCTGGAGAAGATCTTTGGTGAAGCCACCATCAACCGCTGGGTGAACACCGCGGCGATTGTGCTGATTCTCCTGATGCTCGGAGGGGGGCTCTAAAATGACAAGCGTTCAAGTATTCTTGGCATTGATCGCGGCACTTTTTTTGGCGCCCATGGCCGTTGGCGTGCTCACCGGAGTGGACAGGAGGATCACGGCCCGGTTGCAGTCCCGTCTGGGGCCGCCCATTTTGCAGCCGTTTTATGACATCGGAAAGCTGCTGGGCAAGGAACCAATGCTCGCCAACCATTGGCTGGCCTTCTGTTCCTTCCTCTACCTGGCCGGAGCCGTAACCTCGGTCGTGCTTTTTTTCCTGCAGGCAGACCTTCTCTTGATTTTCTTCGTGCAGGCCGTCGGTTCGGTCTTTCTGGTGATCGGAGCATTAACCGTGCCCTCCCCGTACAGCCAGATCGGAGCACACCGGGAACTGCTGCAGATCATTGCCTATGAACCGCTGTTGATCCTGGTCATCGTGGGCATTTTTCTGGCTACCGGCAGCTTCAAGATCGAGGCAGTCTATGCCATGGAGCAGCCCCTGCTCTTCAAGCTTCCGCTGCTGTTCCTGGTGCTGGGTATTGCCCTGACCATCAAACTGCGTAAATCTCCTTTTGACATTTCCGCGTCGCACCACGCGCACCAGGAAATCGTCCGAGGGGTCTATACGGAATACTCCGGTCCCTACCTGGCCATCGTGGAAATCGCGCACTGGTTCGAGATTGTCCTGATCCTGTGCCTCTTGTCCCTGTTCTGGTCCACGGGCGTCGTCGGCCTGGTGCTGCTCCTGGGTATTACGTATTTCGTAGAAATCCTGGTCGATAATACAACCTCGCGGATGACTTGGCGCTGGATGCTTGGAACCGCCTGGATCACCGGCATCACATTCTCCTTGATCAACCTGCTCTGGCTCTACTACGGGTAAATCTTATGAATATACTTTCCAACTTCCTGCAAACATCCCGGATCAAATCGCCCTGGGTGCTGCATTTCGATTGTGGCAGCTGCAACGGATGCGATATTGAGACCTTGGCCGTGCTTACTCCCGTCTATGACGTGGAGCGTTTTGGAATCATCAACATGGGCAACCCCAAGCATGCGGACGTCTTTCTTGTCACGGGCACGGTGAATCACCGCAACAAGAAAGTGCTCAAGAATCTCTATGATCAGATGCCGCAACCCCGGGCGGTCATTGCCATCGGGGCTTGCGGGTTGTCCGGCGGAGTGTTTCGTGACGCTCCGAATGTCGT from the Desulfonatronum thioautotrophicum genome contains:
- a CDS encoding respiratory chain complex I subunit 1 family protein, giving the protein MTSVQVFLALIAALFLAPMAVGVLTGVDRRITARLQSRLGPPILQPFYDIGKLLGKEPMLANHWLAFCSFLYLAGAVTSVVLFFLQADLLLIFFVQAVGSVFLVIGALTVPSPYSQIGAHRELLQIIAYEPLLILVIVGIFLATGSFKIEAVYAMEQPLLFKLPLLFLVLGIALTIKLRKSPFDISASHHAHQEIVRGVYTEYSGPYLAIVEIAHWFEIVLILCLLSLFWSTGVVGLVLLLGITYFVEILVDNTTSRMTWRWMLGTAWITGITFSLINLLWLYYG
- a CDS encoding NADH-quinone oxidoreductase subunit B family protein, yielding MNILSNFLQTSRIKSPWVLHFDCGSCNGCDIETLAVLTPVYDVERFGIINMGNPKHADVFLVTGTVNHRNKKVLKNLYDQMPQPRAVIAIGACGLSGGVFRDAPNVVGGVDKVIPVDVYVPGCPPKPEAIIDGVVKALELFAAKS